The proteins below come from a single Bacteroidota bacterium genomic window:
- a CDS encoding DUF2254 domain-containing protein yields the protein MKARLLKRWDDLRSSYWFIPTLMSLAAIGLSFVTTAIDGHLGPDWIQRLDWLYGNRPDGARSLLSTVAGSMLGVAGVTFSVTIASVVYASGQYGPRLLTNFMQDTGNQVTLGTFIATFLYCLLVLRTVRSAGEATGDGPAGEIVGAFVPHVAVLTGLGLALASTAILIYFIHHTPESIHVSNVIAGIGQQLERRVETLFPERIGHGPAQGDASGDASESLPEDFFDEAVAVEAPATGYVQSLDTDAILTIACKHDLIFRLTYRPGDFVSRDEPLLLAWPADRVGAEVREQVQRSFAWGPHRTALQDVRFLIDELVEIAARALSPGVNDPFTAVSCMDWLGSALKRVAQRDIPSPERRDAEGTLRVLAEPTTFAEFCGLCFDQLRPYAAADRNAALHMLKVLGEVSGRTSDPERRAVLRAQADRLLSSVEDALSTEADQALFRERYRVIAGLLSNDAAYDAVVAEHDWLGGTA from the coding sequence GTGAAAGCACGGCTCCTCAAACGCTGGGACGACCTGCGCTCCAGCTACTGGTTCATCCCGACGCTGATGTCGCTCGCGGCCATCGGCCTCTCGTTCGTCACCACGGCCATCGACGGGCATCTCGGCCCGGACTGGATCCAGCGCCTCGACTGGCTCTACGGCAACCGGCCCGACGGCGCGCGGTCGCTCCTCTCGACGGTCGCGGGGTCGATGCTCGGCGTGGCGGGCGTGACGTTCTCGGTCACGATTGCCTCGGTGGTCTACGCCTCGGGGCAGTACGGCCCGCGCCTGCTGACCAACTTCATGCAGGACACCGGCAACCAGGTCACGCTCGGCACTTTCATCGCCACGTTCCTCTACTGCCTGCTCGTGCTCCGCACGGTCCGCTCCGCCGGCGAGGCGACCGGCGACGGCCCGGCGGGCGAGATCGTCGGTGCGTTCGTGCCGCACGTCGCCGTGCTGACAGGGCTCGGCCTCGCACTCGCCAGCACGGCCATCCTCATCTACTTCATCCACCACACCCCCGAGAGCATCCACGTCTCGAACGTGATCGCCGGGATCGGGCAGCAGCTAGAGCGGCGCGTGGAGACGCTCTTCCCCGAGCGGATCGGGCACGGGCCGGCGCAGGGCGACGCGTCGGGCGACGCGTCGGAGAGCCTCCCCGAGGACTTTTTCGACGAGGCTGTTGCGGTGGAGGCTCCGGCGACGGGCTACGTCCAGAGTCTCGACACCGACGCCATCCTAACTATTGCCTGCAAGCACGACCTCATCTTCCGCCTGACCTACCGCCCGGGCGATTTCGTCAGCCGGGACGAGCCGCTCCTGCTGGCGTGGCCCGCAGACCGCGTCGGGGCCGAGGTCCGCGAGCAGGTCCAGCGCTCGTTCGCGTGGGGACCGCACCGGACCGCGCTCCAGGACGTGCGCTTCCTCATCGACGAACTCGTCGAGATCGCGGCGCGCGCGCTCTCCCCCGGCGTCAACGACCCGTTCACGGCCGTCAGTTGCATGGACTGGCTCGGGAGCGCGCTCAAGCGGGTCGCCCAGCGGGACATCCCCTCCCCGGAGCGCCGCGACGCCGAGGGCACGCTCCGCGTCCTCGCCGAACCGACCACGTTCGCGGAGTTCTGCGGCCTCTGCTTCGACCAGCTCCGCCCCTACGCCGCCGCCGACCGCAATGCGGCGCTCCACATGCTCAAGGTGCTCGGCGAGGTCAGCGGGCGTACGTCGGACCCCGAGCGCCGCGCCGTGCTCCGCGCCCAGGCCGACCGCCTGCTCAGCAGCGTCGAGGACGCCCTCTCGACCGAGGCCGACCAGGCACTCTTCCGGGAGCGCTACCGCGTCATCGCCGGCCTGCTGAGCAACGACGCAGCTTACGACGCCGTCGTCGCAGAGCACGACTGGCTCGGCGGGACGGCGTGA